One Halobaculum roseum DNA segment encodes these proteins:
- the dnaK gene encoding molecular chaperone DnaK — MATNKILGIDLGTTNSAFAVMEGDDPEIIVNGEGDRTTPSVVAFTDDGERLVGKPAKNQAVQNPDRTIQSIKRHMGDEDYSVEIDGEDYTPQEISAMILQKIKRDAEEYLGDDVEKAVITVPAYFNDKQRQATKDAGEIAGFDVERIVNEPTAASMAYGLDDESDQTVMVYDLGGGTFDVSVLDLGGGVYEVVATNGDNDLGGDDWDEAIIDHLADEFENEHGIDLREDRQALQRLKDAAEEAKIELSSRKQASVNLPFITATDSGPVHLETEITRATFESITADLIERTVEPTEQALADAGYDADDIDEVILVGGSTRMPQVQDKVEEILGTEPKKNVNPDEAVALGAAIQGGVLSGDVDDLVLLDVTPLSLGIEVKGGLFERLIEKNTTIPTEESKIFTTAAANQTSVQVRVFQGEREIAEENELLGEFQLTGIPPAPAGTPQIEVSFNIDENGIVNVEAEDQGSGNAESITIEGGAGLSDEQIEQMQEEAEQHAEEDEERRRRIEARNEAESAVQRAETLLDENEEEIDDDLESDIREEIEALQDVLADEDAETDEIEDATESLSEALQEIGKQMYQQQAQAGPGGAGGPEGAAGAGPGGMGGMGGQGPGAGAAADGDDEEYVDADFEDVEDDEDA; from the coding sequence ATGGCGACCAACAAGATCCTCGGGATCGACCTCGGGACCACGAACTCGGCGTTCGCGGTGATGGAGGGGGACGACCCAGAGATCATCGTGAACGGCGAGGGCGACCGAACGACGCCGTCCGTCGTCGCGTTCACCGACGACGGCGAGCGGCTCGTCGGCAAGCCCGCGAAGAACCAGGCCGTCCAGAACCCCGACCGCACGATCCAGTCGATCAAGCGGCACATGGGCGATGAGGACTACTCCGTCGAGATCGACGGGGAGGACTACACACCCCAGGAGATCTCGGCGATGATCCTCCAGAAGATCAAGCGCGACGCCGAGGAGTACCTCGGCGACGACGTGGAGAAGGCGGTCATCACGGTCCCCGCGTACTTCAACGACAAGCAGCGCCAGGCAACGAAGGACGCCGGCGAGATCGCCGGCTTCGACGTCGAGCGCATCGTCAACGAGCCGACCGCGGCGTCGATGGCGTACGGCCTCGACGACGAGTCCGACCAGACGGTGATGGTGTACGACCTCGGGGGCGGCACCTTCGACGTGTCCGTGCTCGACCTGGGCGGCGGCGTCTACGAGGTCGTCGCCACGAACGGGGACAACGACCTCGGCGGCGACGACTGGGACGAGGCGATCATCGACCACCTCGCCGACGAGTTCGAGAACGAGCACGGCATCGACCTGCGCGAGGACCGGCAGGCGCTCCAGCGCCTGAAGGACGCCGCCGAGGAGGCGAAGATCGAGCTCTCCTCGCGCAAGCAGGCCAGCGTCAACCTCCCGTTCATCACGGCGACCGACTCCGGCCCGGTCCACCTGGAGACGGAGATCACCCGCGCGACGTTCGAGAGCATCACCGCCGACCTCATCGAGCGCACCGTCGAGCCGACCGAGCAGGCGCTCGCGGACGCCGGCTACGACGCCGACGACATCGACGAGGTGATCCTCGTCGGCGGCTCCACCCGGATGCCGCAGGTGCAGGACAAGGTCGAGGAGATCCTCGGCACCGAGCCGAAGAAGAACGTCAACCCCGACGAGGCGGTCGCGCTGGGCGCGGCCATCCAGGGCGGCGTGCTCTCGGGCGACGTGGACGACCTCGTCCTGCTCGACGTGACGCCGCTGTCGCTCGGGATCGAGGTGAAGGGCGGCCTCTTCGAGCGTCTCATCGAGAAGAACACGACCATCCCGACCGAGGAGTCGAAGATCTTCACGACCGCGGCGGCGAACCAGACCTCGGTGCAGGTGCGTGTCTTCCAGGGCGAACGCGAGATCGCCGAGGAGAACGAGCTGCTCGGGGAGTTCCAGCTCACCGGCATCCCGCCGGCGCCCGCGGGCACCCCGCAGATCGAGGTGTCGTTCAACATCGACGAGAACGGCATCGTGAACGTCGAGGCGGAGGACCAGGGCTCGGGCAACGCCGAGTCGATCACCATCGAGGGGGGCGCCGGTCTCTCCGACGAACAGATCGAGCAGATGCAGGAGGAGGCCGAGCAGCACGCCGAGGAGGACGAGGAGCGTCGCCGTCGCATCGAGGCCCGCAACGAGGCCGAGAGCGCGGTCCAGCGCGCCGAGACGCTCCTCGACGAGAACGAGGAGGAGATCGACGACGACCTCGAGTCCGACATCCGCGAGGAGATCGAGGCGCTGCAGGACGTCCTCGCCGACGAGGACGCCGAGACCGACGAGATCGAGGACGCCACCGAGTCGCTCTCGGAGGCGCTCCAGGAGATCGGCAAGCAGATGTACCAGCAGCAGGCCCAGGCCGGCCCCGGCGGCGCGGGCGGCCCCGAGGGCGCCGCGGGCGCCGGTCCGGGCGGCATGGGCGGCATGGGCGGTCAGGGCCCCGGCGCGGGCGCGGCCGCCGACGGCGACGACGAGGAGTACGTCGACGCCGACTTCGAGGACGTTGAGGACGACGAGGACGCGTAA
- the dnaJ gene encoding molecular chaperone DnaJ, translated as MSEDFYDVLGVSRDASEEEIKQAYRQKATEYHPDVSDEPDAEEKFKKVKKAKEVLTDEEKRQAYDRMGHDQFEQAEKRGGFDGGPGGAGGGMGGGPFGGGGMGGGMGGGGMGGLGDIFEEFFGGGGGGRGGPRPGKDLRTNLDITLQEAHDGITKQFSVARPTRCEECGGSGHPEDADVRTCPQCDGRGQVTQVQQTPLGRVQQRGTCPNCEGEGELYSEDCAVCDGSGITREETTLTVDVPAGIEDGQTLRMDGEGAPGEPGARDGDLLIEVRVEGDDRFERDGADLHLTEPVSFPQAVFGDTIQLETLDGSVEFEVPAGTQSGETFRLKGKGMPRLRRRGNGDLYVQVQVVTPDDLTSEQREALKEFAEAGGEEIDVSEGFFEKIKNSL; from the coding sequence ATGAGCGAGGACTTCTACGACGTGCTCGGGGTCTCGCGGGACGCCTCCGAGGAGGAGATCAAGCAGGCGTACCGCCAGAAGGCCACCGAGTACCATCCCGACGTCAGCGACGAGCCCGACGCCGAGGAGAAGTTCAAGAAGGTCAAGAAGGCCAAGGAGGTCCTCACGGACGAGGAGAAGCGGCAGGCGTACGACCGGATGGGCCACGACCAGTTCGAGCAGGCCGAGAAGCGCGGCGGCTTCGACGGCGGCCCCGGCGGCGCCGGCGGCGGCATGGGCGGCGGCCCCTTCGGCGGCGGCGGAATGGGCGGCGGCATGGGCGGCGGCGGCATGGGCGGCCTCGGCGACATCTTCGAGGAGTTCTTCGGCGGCGGGGGCGGCGGCCGCGGCGGTCCGCGTCCGGGGAAGGACCTCCGGACGAACCTGGACATCACGCTGCAGGAGGCCCACGACGGCATCACCAAGCAGTTCTCCGTCGCGCGCCCGACGCGCTGTGAGGAGTGCGGCGGGAGCGGTCACCCGGAGGACGCGGACGTGCGGACGTGTCCGCAGTGTGACGGCCGCGGGCAGGTGACCCAGGTGCAGCAGACGCCGCTCGGGCGCGTCCAGCAGCGGGGCACGTGTCCCAACTGCGAGGGCGAGGGCGAGCTGTACTCCGAGGACTGCGCCGTCTGTGACGGCTCGGGGATCACCCGCGAGGAGACCACCCTCACGGTGGACGTGCCCGCGGGCATCGAGGACGGGCAGACGCTCCGGATGGACGGCGAGGGCGCCCCCGGCGAGCCCGGCGCCCGCGACGGCGACCTCCTCATCGAGGTGCGCGTCGAGGGCGACGACCGCTTCGAGCGCGACGGCGCCGACCTCCACCTCACCGAGCCCGTCTCGTTCCCGCAGGCCGTCTTCGGCGACACGATCCAGCTGGAGACGCTCGACGGGAGCGTCGAGTTCGAGGTACCGGCCGGCACCCAGAGCGGGGAGACGTTCCGCCTGAAGGGGAAGGGGATGCCCCGCCTGCGTCGACGCGGCAACGGCGACCTGTACGTGCAGGTGCAGGTCGTCACGCCCGACGACCTCACGAGCGAGCAGCGCGAGGCGCTCAAGGAGTTCGCTGAGGCCGGCGGCGAGGAGATCGACGTGAGCGAGGGCTTCTTCGAGAAGATCAAGAACTCGCTGTAG
- a CDS encoding CBS domain-containing protein, with product MELPTPQDLRERRTSLDLTQSALAERADVSQPLIARIEGGDVDPRLSTLRRIVEALDEVEGGVVRARDIMHESVISVAPDHSVREAVDLMEEEAYSQLPVIQNGTPVGSISFSDVNQAGEDAADLPVSEVMSESFPPVSPDATVDEIRNLLEHYKAVVVTDGGDAVGIITEADLAAQLS from the coding sequence ATGGAACTCCCCACGCCGCAGGACCTGCGCGAGCGGCGGACCTCGCTCGATCTGACCCAGAGCGCGCTCGCCGAGCGCGCGGACGTGTCGCAGCCGCTGATCGCCCGCATCGAGGGCGGGGACGTGGACCCTCGCCTGTCGACGCTCCGGCGCATCGTCGAGGCGCTCGACGAGGTCGAGGGCGGGGTTGTCCGCGCCCGCGACATCATGCACGAGTCGGTGATCAGCGTCGCGCCCGACCACTCCGTCCGCGAGGCCGTCGACCTGATGGAGGAGGAGGCGTACTCCCAGCTCCCGGTGATCCAGAACGGGACGCCGGTCGGGTCGATATCCTTCTCGGACGTGAACCAGGCCGGCGAGGACGCCGCGGATCTCCCGGTCAGCGAGGTGATGTCGGAGTCGTTCCCGCCGGTGAGCCCGGACGCGACCGTCGACGAGATACGGAACCTGTTGGAGCACTACAAGGCCGTCGTCGTCACCGACGGCGGCGACGCCGTCGGGATCATCACCGAGGCGGACCTGGCGGCGCAGTTGTCCTGA
- a CDS encoding DUF555 domain-containing protein has protein sequence MSNYLVALEAAWLVRDVEAIDDAIGVAVSEAGRRLNEANKEFVDVEVGATPCPACGEPFDSAFIAASTALVGLMLEIEVFNADSEEHATRIAKSEIGGALRDVPLDVLDVIETEADDEDE, from the coding sequence GTGAGCAACTATCTCGTCGCGTTAGAGGCGGCCTGGTTGGTGCGGGACGTGGAGGCGATCGACGACGCGATCGGCGTGGCGGTCAGCGAGGCGGGCCGGCGTCTCAACGAGGCGAACAAGGAGTTCGTCGACGTGGAGGTCGGCGCGACGCCGTGTCCCGCCTGCGGGGAGCCGTTCGACTCGGCGTTCATCGCCGCCTCGACCGCGCTCGTCGGACTGATGCTGGAGATCGAGGTGTTCAACGCCGACAGCGAGGAGCACGCCACCCGCATCGCCAAAAGCGAGATCGGCGGCGCCCTGCGCGACGTCCCCCTCGACGTGCTCGACGTGATCGAGACGGAAGCCGACGACGAGGACGAGTAG
- the psmB gene encoding archaeal proteasome endopeptidase complex subunit beta, which produces MRPSSDLADLDAIGGDETVFGPELGEFPNADERRAQATGEGEMKTGTTTVGLRTEDGVVLATDMRASLGRMVSSKDVQKVEQIHPTGALTIAGSVSAAQNLIQTLKAETNLYETRRGKDMSMQALSTLTGNLLRSGAFFIVQPILGGVDDEGTHIYSIDAAGGMTEEEYTVTGSGSQFALGVLEQEYDEGMSIEDAKRVAARAIKSAVERDTASGNGINMCVVTDEGVEVTKHKDIDELTA; this is translated from the coding sequence ATGCGACCATCTAGTGACCTCGCGGACCTCGACGCCATCGGCGGCGACGAAACCGTGTTCGGACCGGAACTCGGGGAGTTCCCCAACGCCGACGAGCGTCGCGCCCAGGCGACCGGCGAAGGCGAGATGAAGACCGGGACGACGACCGTCGGCCTGCGGACCGAGGACGGCGTCGTGCTCGCGACCGACATGCGCGCATCGCTGGGTCGCATGGTCTCCTCGAAGGACGTCCAGAAGGTCGAGCAGATCCACCCGACGGGCGCGCTCACGATCGCGGGATCGGTCTCGGCGGCGCAGAACCTCATCCAGACGCTGAAGGCGGAGACGAACCTCTATGAGACCCGCCGCGGCAAGGACATGAGTATGCAGGCGCTGTCGACGCTCACCGGGAACCTCCTCCGCTCGGGGGCGTTCTTCATCGTCCAGCCGATCCTCGGCGGCGTCGACGACGAGGGTACACACATCTACTCCATCGACGCGGCCGGCGGCATGACCGAGGAGGAGTACACCGTCACCGGCTCCGGCTCGCAGTTCGCGCTGGGCGTGCTCGAACAGGAGTACGACGAGGGCATGTCCATCGAGGACGCGAAGCGCGTCGCCGCCCGCGCGATCAAGTCGGCCGTCGAGCGCGACACCGCCTCCGGCAACGGGATCAACATGTGCGTCGTGACCGACGAGGGCGTCGAGGTCACGAAGCACAAGGACATCGACGAGCTCACCGCCTGA
- a CDS encoding Rieske (2Fe-2S) protein — MAPGERITSIDEVPERGSHLFTVSDPHGTDREVILVRCREDPGVRAWVNVCPHEYQRLDRGRGAAMRDGEVICPKHGSMFDTCSGDCDNGEAAGTSLTAVDIAVDDGAVYLADEDYTYRHEGARDDDDGPSSTSHIGF, encoded by the coding sequence ATGGCCCCCGGCGAGCGGATCACGTCGATCGACGAGGTACCCGAGCGCGGCTCGCACCTGTTCACCGTCAGCGACCCCCACGGCACCGACCGGGAGGTGATCCTGGTCCGCTGTCGCGAGGACCCCGGCGTCCGCGCGTGGGTGAACGTCTGTCCCCACGAGTACCAGCGCCTCGACCGCGGCCGGGGCGCGGCGATGCGCGACGGGGAGGTGATCTGCCCCAAGCACGGCTCCATGTTCGACACGTGCTCGGGCGACTGCGACAACGGCGAGGCCGCGGGAACGTCGCTGACGGCCGTCGACATTGCTGTCGACGACGGCGCGGTGTACCTCGCGGACGAGGACTACACCTACCGCCACGAGGGGGCGCGCGACGACGACGACGGGCCGAGTTCCACCTCACACATCGGCTTCTAA
- a CDS encoding DUF6884 domain-containing protein has product METLGLVQAGACPFRGRGTAVDRYATAFFTKKAELAELVCDEWVVLSERHGVIDPDEEVEGIDREFTELEPAAQARWSMEVVSDVASHVRKHEYERVIVFADRPMRDALKERGGLLSRIAAAGAETVEPLAGIGGRERQERWLDEQLSIRRDAADPTAADLESAPGDLS; this is encoded by the coding sequence ATGGAGACGTTGGGGCTCGTGCAGGCCGGCGCCTGTCCGTTCCGGGGGCGGGGGACCGCGGTCGATCGCTACGCGACGGCCTTCTTCACGAAGAAGGCCGAGCTCGCCGAGCTCGTCTGCGACGAGTGGGTCGTCCTCTCGGAGCGCCACGGCGTGATCGACCCCGACGAGGAGGTCGAGGGCATCGACCGGGAGTTCACCGAGCTGGAGCCGGCCGCGCAGGCGCGGTGGTCGATGGAGGTGGTGAGCGATGTCGCCTCCCACGTCCGCAAACACGAGTACGAGCGCGTGATCGTGTTCGCCGACCGGCCGATGCGCGACGCGCTGAAGGAACGCGGCGGGTTGCTCAGCCGGATCGCCGCCGCCGGCGCGGAGACGGTCGAGCCGCTGGCCGGGATCGGCGGCCGCGAGCGACAGGAACGCTGGCTCGACGAGCAGCTCTCGATCCGGCGGGACGCCGCTGATCCGACCGCGGCGGATCTCGAATCGGCGCCCGGCGATCTGTCCTGA
- the ligA gene encoding ATP-dependent DNA ligase LigA: protein MDFATFAERAESMAAEPGDLATVALVAETLAAAEGDAASGSDDLPVVARFLRGAVFPGWDGRTLSVGPALCHAALARAAGANVTADDIEARLAETGEIGAVAADLDLGGQTGLAAFAGGDGAGTGDDADGAGNGNDLTVREVYDELVAVAEATGDGSESFREDTLFGLFTRASPVEAKILARLVLGEMRIGVGSGTLRDATAEAFLGASVTTPTEERDEDDRTEELVALVERALQVTNDHGRVARIARDEGEEGLREVSLSVGRPVRSMLAQSGTVADALESWEEAVVETKYDGARVQIHYEEEESDRSTGADADTDDLVSIYSRNMEDVTAALPELVEHVREHASAPAILDGEAVAVDDGGEPLPFQEILRRFRRKHDVDRMREEVRVELRAFDCLHAGGDDLLDAPLVERHDRLHEVLDEGVSELLVSDDADEIEAFEAEALSAGHEGVMLKRPESTYDPGNRGKEWLKRKPDVETLDLIVTGAEWGEGRRAELFGTFEVSVRVADGDGAPSDGDTGGDAPPDSDDGNDGRYATVGKVATGITDEELADLTDLLEPYVRSESGQRVAFAPEAVFEVGYEEIQTSPTYDSGYALRFPRFVAVREDKAPADADSLARLRRLVGAADAE, encoded by the coding sequence ATGGACTTCGCAACGTTCGCCGAGCGCGCCGAGTCGATGGCCGCCGAGCCCGGCGACCTCGCGACCGTCGCGCTCGTCGCCGAGACGCTGGCGGCCGCCGAGGGCGACGCGGCGTCCGGGAGCGACGACCTCCCGGTCGTCGCGCGGTTCCTCCGCGGGGCCGTGTTCCCCGGTTGGGACGGCCGGACGCTCTCGGTCGGCCCGGCGCTGTGTCACGCGGCGCTGGCGCGCGCGGCCGGCGCGAACGTCACTGCCGACGACATCGAGGCGCGCCTCGCCGAGACCGGCGAGATCGGCGCCGTCGCCGCCGACCTCGATCTGGGCGGCCAGACCGGCCTCGCCGCCTTCGCCGGCGGCGACGGTGCCGGCACCGGCGACGACGCCGACGGCGCCGGGAACGGCAACGATCTGACCGTCCGGGAGGTGTACGACGAGCTGGTCGCCGTCGCGGAGGCGACGGGCGACGGCAGCGAGTCGTTCCGCGAGGACACGCTGTTCGGCCTGTTCACGCGCGCGAGCCCGGTCGAGGCGAAGATCCTCGCCAGGCTCGTACTCGGGGAGATGCGGATCGGCGTCGGCTCGGGCACGCTCCGGGACGCCACCGCCGAGGCGTTCCTCGGCGCGTCAGTGACGACGCCGACGGAGGAGCGCGACGAGGACGACCGAACCGAGGAGCTGGTCGCGCTCGTCGAGCGCGCGCTGCAGGTGACGAACGACCACGGGCGCGTCGCCCGGATCGCCCGCGACGAGGGCGAGGAAGGGCTTCGGGAGGTGTCGCTGTCGGTCGGGCGGCCGGTCCGCTCGATGCTCGCGCAGTCGGGCACCGTCGCCGACGCGCTGGAGTCGTGGGAGGAGGCGGTCGTGGAGACGAAGTACGACGGCGCGCGGGTGCAGATCCACTACGAGGAGGAGGAGTCCGATCGGTCCACGGGCGCGGACGCTGATACCGACGACCTCGTCTCGATCTACTCGCGCAACATGGAGGACGTGACCGCCGCGCTCCCGGAGCTGGTCGAACACGTCCGCGAGCACGCGAGCGCGCCTGCGATCCTCGACGGCGAGGCCGTCGCCGTCGACGACGGCGGCGAGCCGCTCCCGTTTCAGGAGATCCTCCGGCGCTTCCGGCGCAAACACGACGTGGACCGGATGCGCGAGGAGGTGCGCGTCGAGCTCCGCGCGTTCGACTGCCTGCACGCCGGCGGCGACGACCTGCTCGACGCGCCGCTCGTCGAGCGCCACGACCGGCTTCACGAGGTGCTCGACGAGGGCGTCTCCGAGCTGCTGGTCTCCGACGACGCCGACGAGATCGAGGCGTTCGAGGCCGAGGCGCTGTCGGCCGGCCACGAGGGCGTGATGCTCAAGCGCCCGGAGTCGACGTACGACCCCGGGAACCGCGGGAAGGAGTGGCTCAAGCGCAAACCCGACGTGGAGACGCTGGATCTCATCGTCACCGGCGCCGAGTGGGGCGAGGGGCGCCGGGCGGAGCTGTTCGGCACCTTCGAGGTGAGCGTCCGCGTCGCCGACGGCGACGGGGCGCCGTCGGACGGGGACACCGGCGGCGACGCTCCGCCGGACAGCGACGACGGCAACGACGGGCGGTACGCCACCGTCGGGAAGGTCGCGACCGGCATCACGGACGAGGAGTTGGCCGACCTCACCGACCTGTTGGAGCCGTACGTGCGCTCGGAGTCCGGACAGCGCGTCGCGTTCGCGCCCGAGGCCGTGTTCGAGGTCGGCTACGAGGAGATCCAGACCTCCCCGACCTACGACTCCGGGTACGCGCTCCGGTTCCCCCGGTTCGTCGCGGTTCGCGAGGACAAGGCGCCCGCGGACGCCGACTCGCTCGCGCGCCTGCGGCGCCTCGTCGGAGCCGCCGACGCCGAGTGA
- a CDS encoding MBL fold metallo-hydrolase has protein sequence MTVRHDDLRVTWYGYATARVESADGTVVYTDPGRYGVLSGEWTPPGGGNPKEAAHPRATDHRPMDADLVVVTHDHHYDSEGIERVAADDATVVVYEGVDAANIDRDVKPVDDLPFDVVRIGEEDHVAVDGVGDVWSVPAYNEPDGPHADADGSVTHPKGFGVGYRFTVGANGTSVFWPGDSDALDAFAEIDASLFLANISGSVCMSAPEAADLAGRMDPDLVVPIHYNTQAFLAADSAAFASDVAKRSIPVALDESAE, from the coding sequence ATGACCGTCAGACACGACGACCTGCGAGTCACGTGGTACGGCTACGCCACCGCGCGCGTCGAGAGCGCGGACGGCACGGTCGTCTACACCGACCCCGGACGCTACGGCGTGCTCTCGGGCGAGTGGACGCCCCCCGGCGGCGGCAACCCGAAGGAGGCCGCGCACCCGCGCGCGACCGACCACCGACCGATGGACGCCGACCTCGTGGTCGTCACCCACGACCACCACTACGACTCCGAGGGGATCGAGCGCGTCGCCGCCGACGACGCCACCGTCGTCGTGTACGAGGGCGTCGACGCCGCGAACATCGACCGCGACGTGAAGCCCGTCGACGACCTCCCGTTCGACGTCGTCCGGATCGGCGAGGAGGATCACGTCGCCGTCGACGGCGTCGGCGACGTGTGGTCGGTGCCGGCGTACAACGAGCCCGACGGCCCGCACGCCGATGCCGACGGCTCCGTCACGCACCCGAAGGGGTTCGGCGTCGGCTATCGGTTCACCGTCGGGGCGAACGGCACCTCCGTGTTCTGGCCCGGCGACTCCGACGCGCTCGACGCGTTCGCCGAGATAGACGCCTCGCTGTTTCTCGCGAACATCTCCGGATCGGTGTGTATGAGCGCCCCCGAGGCGGCCGACCTCGCCGGGCGGATGGACCCCGACCTGGTCGTCCCGATCCACTACAACACGCAGGCGTTCCTGGCGGCCGACTCCGCGGCGTTCGCGAGCGACGTGGCGAAGCGATCGATCCCCGTCGCGCTCGACGAGTCGGCGGAGTAA
- a CDS encoding zinc ribbon domain-containing protein → MPSRSTAAGGSHTCEACGTRIDPEDRFCSGCGRPVGSTDRDRPERGSGRGHGSPSAEDRAWLRRRVADLHAEGWETLSDDGDRVVLRKRGVGRVPIHLLLFLLTGGFGNVLYAFYKYTSGGPRREVYADGTERLRGGDRGSGMDLPTVAGVGLGLVAAFAAAVWVGAGLIANVSAVAVAVGALVFLLIALATATLPRVARDGVKSVRTFGTERAVDRERVRNPPEPCSACGRRVFRGEHRRYAERFYLAGLPLWTGKSGENVYCSACADEANGPFGDDDDIDAELDRLRSATEREPPATDRWTAGRDDGRDGDRDDERDRELDSNAR, encoded by the coding sequence ATGCCCTCCCGATCGACTGCGGCCGGCGGTTCCCACACCTGCGAGGCCTGCGGAACCCGGATCGACCCCGAGGACCGGTTCTGTTCGGGCTGTGGCCGCCCCGTGGGTTCGACCGATCGCGACCGACCCGAGCGAGGCTCGGGCCGTGGACACGGGTCGCCCAGCGCGGAGGACCGCGCGTGGCTCCGCCGCCGCGTCGCCGACCTGCACGCCGAGGGCTGGGAGACGCTCTCCGACGACGGCGACCGCGTCGTCCTCCGCAAGCGCGGCGTGGGCCGGGTGCCGATCCACCTGCTCCTGTTCCTCCTCACCGGCGGCTTCGGGAACGTCCTGTACGCGTTCTACAAGTACACCTCGGGGGGCCCGCGCCGGGAGGTGTACGCCGACGGCACCGAGCGCCTCCGCGGCGGCGACCGAGGGTCGGGGATGGATCTCCCGACCGTCGCCGGCGTCGGGCTCGGCCTCGTCGCGGCGTTCGCGGCGGCGGTGTGGGTCGGGGCCGGCCTGATCGCGAACGTCTCGGCGGTCGCGGTCGCGGTCGGCGCGCTCGTGTTCCTCCTCATCGCGCTCGCGACGGCGACGCTCCCGCGCGTCGCCCGCGACGGCGTGAAGTCGGTCCGGACCTTCGGCACGGAACGCGCCGTCGACCGCGAGCGCGTCCGCAACCCCCCGGAACCGTGTTCGGCCTGCGGCCGGCGGGTGTTCCGCGGAGAACACCGCCGCTACGCCGAACGGTTCTACCTCGCGGGGCTACCGCTGTGGACCGGGAAGTCGGGGGAGAACGTCTACTGTTCGGCGTGCGCCGACGAGGCGAACGGGCCGTTCGGGGACGACGACGATATCGACGCCGAGTTGGACCGCCTGCGGAGCGCGACCGAGCGCGAGCCCCCGGCCACTGATCGGTGGACGGCCGGCCGCGACGACGGCCGGGACGGAGACCGCGACGACGAACGCGACCGGGAACTCGACTCGAACGCCCGTTAG